In the genome of Bos mutus isolate GX-2022 chromosome 28, NWIPB_WYAK_1.1, whole genome shotgun sequence, the window gaataaaatattatagcAAAAGGTAAACATGTGTTCATTGTACTTCTGTCAATTCTTCAGTATGTCTGCAAGGTTTACAAAAGAAGctaagaaatgaaaactgattttgaaaATACTATCAGAACAATCCTTAAAACTTACCAGGCCTCAGAGTCTGAGTATAGCCCACTCCAATTAAACTAGAGTTGTTGACTTTTGCCTAagataaaatgcaaaaacaaacgTAAGACAAATTTTTGAATGGAGAGACAAAGGCCCTAGGTATTTCCCTATCATGCAATCATGACATGTTCACTTTTCCATGTGAGATAATAGTTTAATATTGTATTAAGTTAAGCAAaaaccttttcatactgttcaaggcaagaatactgaactggtttgccgttcccttctccagtggactacattttgtcaaaactctgccataacctgtccatcttgggtggccctacatggcatggctcatagttttcttgagctagacaaggctgttgtggtccatgtgatcagtttgactagttttctgtgattgtggttttcattctgtctgccctctgatggataaggataagaggcttatggaagcttcctgataggagactgactgaggggggaaactgggttttgttctgatgggtgggccatgttcagtaaatctttaatccaattttctactgatgggcagggctgcgttccctccctgttgcttgaccgaggccaaactatggtggaggtgatgatgtgagagttggactctaaagaaagctgagtgccgaagaattgatgcttttgaactgtggtgctggagaagactcttgagcgtcctaaggactgcaaggagatccaaccagtccatcctaaaggaaatcagtcctgaatattcaatggaaggactgatgctgaagctccaatacttcagccaccgatgtgaagaactgactcatagggaaagaccctgatgctgggaaagactgaagtcgggagaagaggacaacacaggacgagatggttggatggcatcaccaacgtgatggacatgagtttcagtaggctccaggagttggtgatggagagggaagcctggcgtgctgcagtccatggggttgcaaagccgGACACAAcaaagcaattgaactgaactgaactgaagcaaaaatcAGGCCCCACTTAATTCTTATCTACTAAACTCAAATTGTCAGCAGGACACAAAACTCTTGCTATCTTTGAGGACCCTAAATTGTCTACAGAGCTCAAAATCCTAAGTACTTGCATAAAAATTGTTCTTGCTGAATCTAACACAACAAAACCACACCAGAATGTGAGTAATGGAAGTTTACCAGGCTAACTACACAACATGACATACACACCACCTTCACGATATGGCGTGTGTATAAATTTGTGACTATGACACACACCACTTTTAAGGGTCTTCCTTAAGAATCTAAACCATGCATGTTCTAAATCTCCGAATGATAAGCACTTCCTCTGAAGAAACAGACTGACTACAACTTCTTTACCTCACTTTCCTACACCTCTCATGAACAAACCTGGGTCCTGGCTGCATGTAACTAGACTGTGCTTCAGAAGATATTCTGACGGAGCACTGCTGACCAGTCCAGATCCCTACCCTCCCTGTACAATTCCACTATTTTAGGATTTTAGTCACAGACTTTCAAAGGCTACGAGGAATTCTGGAGAGCAAGACATGGTCAGAAGCTTCTAGCTCCATTCTCTCCCATTTCTAAGACCATTAAGCCACACCAGAGGCCTATGGCTGTAATGGGATCATCTCATCCCAATCTCCATGGCCTAGGCTGCCTAGGCAGGTACCTTTGCTCTTCAGCATTTTGAGCGCTATGGAAACAAAAAGGTAGCAACAAGCAGAGCTTGACATACAGGCAAAAATCACATAAACGACACTTGTGCTCACTTGGCGCTATAGCCAAGTCTTCACGAGCCTCCAATGACCACGTGAGTTAGTTATCTAAGGCAGAAATGCGCACAAGTAACCATCTTGCACCAAACGAATCAAGGGTGCTGAGtagttcagtcacgtccgactgtttgtgaccctgtgaactgcagcccgcccagctcctcagtccacggaatttttctaggtaagaatactggagtgggttgcccttcccttcttcagagggtcttcacaacccaggggtcaaacttgcgtctcctgcattagcaggcgattctttaccactgcacctctTGGGAAGCCTGCCAAACAAATCAAGAGCCCAGACAATAAAACAGCTCCTACTATTTCAGGAATCAACCACAAAACTGATGGAGCATTATGCAAGGCTTCAAGGGTGATGCTTGATTATAGTAACAGCAGCACAACTTAGGTGGGATATGCTAAATACATTTCCAAATTAATCCTCAGAAGTCATTCACTGAAACACAAGTCCCAAGCTGCATTCTTCCCATTTTAGACTGAAAGTTGCATCTTCTGCTGGTATTGAACCTGTGAGGGTGCCAGAAACATACATTTGAAAAGAACAGCAATGCAGCTACCACAGCATAGTGTGGATCCTGAGGGTTTTACTGCTAAGGTGTAGTTAgaaacagagaaggggaaaataaatgaatcactgtTTTGCCAATAGGAAAAGCATTCTGGGTGCTTCTCATTCTCTCTGATAACAACTCTGCTAAGAAACAAGAATGGGGTTAAAACTTAATTACCTAAACTATTAAAACATATTGTCCCCAGGAATGAAGATCATTTTATGTAACAGAAGTAACTCTCATGAAGGTTTAATTCTCATTCCAGCAAAAACAGTGCCTGACCTGTAACCAACCAACACACAGAATAGTTACTGATCTGCCTGACATTGGAGCCGGTGCTCCATACCCTCAGACACTGCACTCCCTCCTACCACAATCCACTATGACTGAAGGAAGAAACAGCAGAAAATGTCCAAGGACAGGACTAGGGTGGCCATGCAACTCAATTAACCTGAGGTAAAGGGGAGGAAGTTTCTGTAGGACTTCCAGTGCTAACGCTGGGATAGTCCCAGGCAAAGCAAAATGAGCTACCTGGACACCCTAGACAGGAGGGAAACTGAAAGACTTGCATGTCCAGTCCTGGACTATCCTTACTTCCTTCCCTCCCTAGCAGTGGACTAAGTCCTTCTCCTCTCCAAGCTTTAGCTTCTTCACCTGCAAAACAGCATGTGTACCACTGGCTGCTGAGATCAAATCAGAAGATATTTTGTAAACCATTAAAGTCAGACACAAAGTAACGTAATACTATTAGTTCCCAGCAAGAATGAGAACTGCCCAGGGCCCAAAACATTGGCTTCCCTGGGCCTGGACAGGATTGGGGCTCACAGTTATCATCTATAGTatttcagtgggcttcccaggtggctcagacggtaaagaatctgcctgcaatgcaggagttctgggtttaattcctgggtcgggaagatgccctcgAGAAAGGAACGgcaacagtattcttgcctggagaatcccatggacaaagggcctgacgggctacagtccacggggtcgaagagggtcagacacgaatgagcgaccaacagtttcacttttcatactACTTCAGTAGCTTGGAGGTTAATTAAAACACACTCCTGTGGCCTGGATAGCAAACATCTAACACTATCTCCACAGAACACCAGCATTCCAAGCTCTAATCTCAATCTGTGTATAAACTGTGGTTCACAATTACAATTTCCAACCACAGTTACAATTTTCAACACAATCTAATAGACCCAAAGATTAAGTCCCACAATGAAAATCCCATTCTAAGCCCACAAGAGTACTTACAGAAATGGAAGCAGTGGGATCCAGTTGATATTTAGCTGCAATTCCAAAGCGAGTGCAGTTGGTTCCTGATGTCCAAGCAAGGTTTACTGAAGTGTCAAGATCTTCACATACTTTCTGATAAATTGATCCTCCAAATTCTGTACCATCATTGCtatgagatattttaaattaGTCAATCTAGACCAGACGACGTAATAATGTCTAAGGCACATGGCTGACACTATAGCATTACATTTAAATAGAAGCCATTGCTTACATGGGTCTCTAGTGTTTCACTAAAaactttcaagttttaaaaacatgaattggTCAAATAAATCATGGTATATCCATTCAGCAGAATTACCACGCAGCCACGAACAATCACTAAGAATACATAACACGAACAATCACTAAGAATACATAACGCTACAGGAAAATGATCATGATACATGAACGTAGTGCAGAAGGTTATGAAACAGTCTTTCTggcatgtattttatatacacacatataaaaaggTGAAACATCAAAGCATTAATAgttaacaaaaattatatatctaGGTGGTGGGATTATGGacaattctggttttcttcttttacttctgTTACATACCAATGCATCATTTTTGTAAGGGAAAGAATTCTTTAAGTCCTTTCCACATATCCATTTACTTTGGGTTAAGAAAAAACTCTATACACTTTAGGCAATCCTGTCAAACGAGCACCTTACGCATCACAGACAATCACATGGAAGCACCAGTACAATCGGCAGAATCTTAGCTTTTTTCcctggccacactgtgcagctcgTGGCATCTCAGTTCCccgcccagggactgaactcaggccaTGGCACTGAAAGCGCCAAATTCTAACCAGTAGACCACCAAGGAGAACCCGTCTTAGCCTCTTCCAAAACTCCCAAGCACATCAAGCCTCATGTGAAATGAACATTTACTTTACTCTCTCAGCAAAAAAATTCAGAGTAACATTTTTATACAGAGTAACATTTCTATACACTTCTGAGAGGGCACTCAAGAAATGCCCAAAGATGATCTTTTTTGGACATCAACACCACTCTGAGGTCCCACATCATAATATCCCAAAAAAGAAATACTCACACATTAGTGTGTAGCTGGAAGTCCCCAGTCCTGTAGCCCACTGCAAAGTTATTCCTTGTCAGCTTTGATTTGGCACTGTCAAAGGTCATCTGGTACCCAGCAAGCCAGCCCTCATAACCGAAGACAGCCGAACCATGGATTGCAGGCCCAGCAAAATCAAAGTCAACATCACAACCGAGGTTTATACATTCCCTCTTGTAAGAAGACTTGATTTTACCacttttctttctagaaaaagaacaaactgacTTAAAACTGATGCCagtaaaaaaagatttatagacAGAGGGTACAAAATAGATTTAAATCAATCTCACTATAATGGGGAGTAGAGACATACTTCATTGTTTTATTGAAGTTCACTTTATAGTGCTTCCCCACACACACGAAAATTAAGGGTTTACAGCAACCCTGCATCAAGCAAATCTGTTGGTGttttttccaacagcatctgTTCACTTTGTGCCTCTGTGTCacgttttggtaattctcacatttcaaacatttttattattactatcttTGTAACAGTGATCTGTGGTCACTGATCTTTTGATGTTACTACTGAAGGCTCAGACGAAGGTTggcattttaagtattttttaattaaggtatcagttcagtcactcagtcacgtctgactctttgcgaccccatggactgcagcatgccaggctttcttcaaactcaagtccatcaagtcagtgatgccatccaaattaAGGTATGTATATTGTTTTTCCCCCAACATAATGCTATTTTACACTTACTAGTCAATATTCTAGTGTAAATgcaacttttatatgcactgggaaactaGAAAATCTGGAAGACTTGCTTTTTCACAATATTCACTTTACTACGATGATCTGGAACCAAACTTCCAATATCTCTAAGGTATGCCTCCAAACAGGTAGCAAGATAATCATAAgaggctaaaaaaagaaaaaaaaaaccccacagctcAATGAACTAAAAGCCAAAGGCACTTGGGGTGACTAGATTGCCACCACTATAGGAAGAATGCTTTGCAGAGCTGCTATCAGTCACaaaaacctattaaaaaaaaatgttcattccaAGTTAGTGCCACAGTGATAAAAGGCAAATAGCTGAAGGCAAGCCAAGAACCATACTGCTCATGCTCCAAAGGCAAAAACAGAAACTTGCCAACACACGGCACCTGAATGTGTACCTTCCTTAAATACACCAAAGAAAGCTTTAAACTTAAAGCAGATAAAAATGCCCATGCTTACCCTGTGTTTGGTGAAAAGGTGGTATCAAATGTCAGTTTCAAACCTTGGCAAATCTAtttcaagagaaaaacaattttttttcagtttatttcctttttgaaacacaaaaataaaataattaatactaaagcacattttcaaaatgttaccTGGTCTTCAATAGCGATTTCTGTTCCCAGAGTGTTATCAGTGTTCCACTTTTCTGTGAAAGTCAGACCATACTCACACCATTTATATTTGGTCTCCAAGGTCCCAGTAACTTTACCAGTGTCTGTATTAGATGAACCAGATGTTGAGAATTCCTAACAAGACAATAAAAAAGTTCAGAAACTTTCTTGTAAGCCTACAATAATATACTTTCTAACTTACACAAATCCACTGAAACCCTTAGTAATTCACTAATACCTTTTTCTAGCTTCCCAAACACTCCTAACCCTCTGCTACTGAGTAAATACAAGAATGACAAACTAGCCTGTTAATTACTGACTACCATCTTGTTATTGCTGACATTTTCAACCAACGAATCAAAAGTTACTGGAATATGATTCTCAAGTGAACAACAAACTATAAAGTTTTTAAGGAAATTTCTGCTTAAGTGATTctgagtttcaaaaaaaaaaaaaaaaatcagtgcggGGAGAGGGATAGTGAATGGGTATTTTAGAACTGCTTCCAATCTACCCAATATTCAATGAAACACTAAATAGGTCAGTATGGCTAATCATAGACTCCCTCCATTAAAATCAGTTTACACACAATTTACTATGAAATGGTCCCTGAAAACCCCTAAAAGGAAAAGCACTCCACTGAAAGAATCTATGACACaaagtttttaattctttggtAACCTCAATATTCGGTTTTTCTGACATAGTCTTCTTCAGGTTCTACGTCTTTCCAATCATCTTTcacattttcaataaaaaaaaaaattggtggcAGGAAATTCCTTGTAACTGGTTCATATCATCCATAATATGAACTATACTCTGTAGAACAGATAATCAGTAAAGAAAAATCTGTGCAGTGactgatttaaaatatatcacataATCTTCTGTTTGTAGCAAATATAAATAACTTGCCAATCCCTAACTGTATACCAACTGAAAAGGAAGGTATAAAATGGAAAGAgcttatctgaaatttaaaatctgCTACAGATAATCCAGAAATCTAATCTTTATGAGCTCAGTATACAGGCAAGCAGTTGAACTCTtccaagataaaatattaaaatgccttGAGGGTTCTAATTTGACTACCAATGTTATACTCTATATGGGAAAGCCAAATTTAAAAATGGCTAATAAACTTTTTAGAGATAAGAAGAGAATTTCAACCTGAAATTGTGATACTTGCAGAATGCGGAAATATCCAAAACTGTATCCATAGGAGAAAAGACCAATCATCTTTCACTTACAAAACATCAATTGTGTAACTGCTGCTCTGCAGTGACACAGACTCAATTCCTTAGGTCATATATACTACGTAAGAGTCTTACATACTATCTCCTGAAATTACATGCTTTCATCAATAGAAACTGAGTCAAAGCTTGGCACTCAATGCCCATAGTAAAATGCACCAGATTGTGttagcaagaacactggatatAAAATTAGGAGTCCTGATATCAAGTTCTGGCTGGCAGTT includes:
- the VDAC2 gene encoding voltage-dependent anion-selective channel protein 2, translated to MATYGQNCARPMCIPPSYADLGKAARDIFNKGFGFGLVKLDVKTKSCSGVEFSTSGSSNTDTGKVTGTLETKYKWCEYGLTFTEKWNTDNTLGTEIAIEDQICQGLKLTFDTTFSPNTGKKSGKIKSSYKRECINLGCDVDFDFAGPAIHGSAVFGYEGWLAGYQMTFDSAKSKLTRNNFAVGYRTGDFQLHTNVNDGTEFGGSIYQKVCEDLDTSVNLAWTSGTNCTRFGIAAKYQLDPTASISAKVNNSSLIGVGYTQTLRPGVKLTLSALVDGKSINAGGHKLGLALELEA